The DNA region cacgtctatatattaatttattttaaaacatttttgctgttaacaagcatgttacctttgAAGACACaaagccacagtttgagaactggaaaactaagcatctctaatGGTATCTTCTAgcctgagcactgagtcccattgggtagatagaaagattaacttaagtaatctatacagaagcctgtggaaccccataagactGGGTCCTTAATGCATGAACTAgaggaactcatttacaaaactttttttaaacatgacatgactatattgtctcatactatagaattggaATTTATAATCCCTGTTCCATGATGAGAGatttttgagctataatgtatcttaattaaaaccatctttagataaaatggtttttgaggaaaaaaatatcaaaaaaatccgatttaattaacaaaaatctgatttttttttttaaatcatggattTTATTCACCCTGGGAAACATTGTAAAACATGCCCTGGGATGGAGAATTAAgcagttcaacagtccagattgtaccctggggtaTGCCTCACACCTGCTCTCTCCTGGGACCCAGCATGGCACCATTGGGctttcatcatcctgatcctgaaaggcaaGCTGAGCATTGCAAACCAGAGAAGAGGAACTCGTCGACATCCTCAACTCCACCGATGTTGGTTTTGGCTAAATCCTGAAGTCCCCCTGGCATGGGAGACTTGAGGTTCTGCTGTCAGCCTTCTCCTCGTGCATCTTTTTCCTTCCCAAtggtcagaggtgaaagtaacttaaaggacttagcaCAGGGGTGAGGaaagtttttggcctgagggccacatcggggttgtaaAATTCTATGGAGGGGCAAATaggaaaggctgtgcctccccaaacagcctgtcctgctccctatctgcccccttccacttcccaccccctgattgcccccctcagaatcccgaGGAGtgtctcccagggcagagcccccagtctggccagggccccttctcagccctgccccagggggggCCTGCTCGGAGGGAAGGTAAGAGAGACCTCTCCACACCCCCGTCACACCTGGGCTGCAGCGGGAGTAGGATAAAGAGGTATAGGGGgtgagggcaggtgggggggcagaaGGCGGGTGCTCGGgatgtggggggcaggctgggatgtGGGCGGGGGTGCACTGAAGGGAACATGGGGCGATGCAGGGGGATCGCGGGGATTGTGGAGCTGAGGGGAGTGAGGCTGGAATGGGAGAAGATGTGAGTGTGGGGCACTGCAGTGGaaggggggatgtggggaggcttgcgggagaagagggagagatgtgatataaaattattctacttaactgaCAAGGGGGCAAATTTATCACATACATACAGGGTCAGCTATAGGTTGTCTTAACTCAGGAAGATTACCACCCAAAGGTCAGGGACGACCCAGAATCTGTACAGAGGACATTTGTAACTATTTTTGCCACTCATAACCCTACGTGGCAAGATATCCAAGTTCTTTTAAAAACTCAACTTTctgagaaagaaaggaaacaagtgcTCAGTCGAGCTCAGGATTCTATAGGTGATTTACCCCCTCCGCCACCAGGACGGAATGCCCTGAAAGCAGGAGATGTAACCGGGGGTGATCCTAACTGAGATTACAACAATGCTGGAGATCAATGTAAGTTAACCTCTTTCAAGACTGTAATTTTAGACGGAATCAAGAAGGCTGGGCAAAGAACTACTAATTGGAGGAAAGTAACTTCTGTCCATCAAGGCCCAGATGAACACCCCTCAGATTATTATGAAAGACTAATGAAAGCTCCTAGGTTGTTTGGGGGTTTAGATCCTGAGGCAGAAGCAAACGTGCCAGTGATAAGAGGATTGTTTGAAGACCAGGCTGTGGAAGATATAAGGAGGAGATTAAATGATGTGGAAGGATTTGCAGGGATGCctctctctcaggcctggtctacactatgggtttaggtcgactttagcagcgttaaatcgaattaagcctggacacgttcacacgacgaagccctttctttcgacttaaagggccctttaaactggtttctttacaccaccttcgacgaggggattagcgataaaatcggcctttgcgggtcggaattggggtagtgtggacggaattcgacgttattggcctccgggagctatcccacagtgcttcattgtgaccgctctggacagcactctcaactcagatgcactgaccaggtagacaggaaaagacccgcgaatgtttgattttcatttcctgtttgtccagcgtggagagcacaggtaaccatgcagagctcatcagcacagtaaCCGAGATGGAGttccaggatcacaaaagagctccagcatggaccgaacgggaggtatgggatctgctcgccatatggggagatgaatcagtgctagctgaactccgtagcagtaaaagaaatggcaaagtattagaaaaggtctccaaggccatgaaggaccgaggccataacagggacacacagcagtgccgtgtgaaaattaaggagctacggcaagcctacaacaaagccagagaagcaaatggaaggtccggggcagagccgcaaacttgccgcttctacgcggagctgcatgccattctagggggtgcagccaccactaccccaaccgtgtgctatgactccgtcaatggagaaacacacagggaagagggtttggggaacaaggaagatgaggatggaggtaatgtaggtagctcacagcagcaaggaagcagagaaaccggtttccccaacagccaggatatgtttgtcaccctggacctggaaccagtaaccccgaactcacccaagaccctgagggcacacaggagacctctagtgagtgtacctttgtaaatattacacatggtttaaaagcaagcgtgtttaatgattaatgattaatttgccctggcaatcacggacagtacagctactggaaaagtctgttaatgtgtatggggatggagcggaaatcctccagggacatctccagaaagctctccttcatgttctcccaaagcctttgcaaaaggtttctggggagggctgccttatcccgtccgccatggtaggacactttaccacgccaggccagtagcacgtagtctggaatcattgcataacaaagcatggcagtgtatggtcccggtgtttgctggcatgcagacaacatccattccttatctctctttgttatcctcaggagagtgatatcattcacggtcacctggttgaaatggggtgattttattaaggggacattcagaggtgcccgttcctgctcttc from Malaclemys terrapin pileata isolate rMalTer1 chromosome 13, rMalTer1.hap1, whole genome shotgun sequence includes:
- the LOC128847478 gene encoding myb/SANT-like DNA-binding domain-containing protein 2 — its product is MEFQDHKRAPAWTEREVWDLLAIWGDESVLAELRSSKRNGKVLEKVSKAMKDRGHNRDTQQCRVKIKELRQAYNKAREANGRSGAEPQTCRFYAELHAILGGAATTTPTVCYDSVNGETHREEGLGNKEDEDGGNVGSSQQQGSRETGFPNSQDMFVTLDLEPVTPNSPKTLRAHRRPLLQMFLLRRG